The following coding sequences are from one Acipenser ruthenus chromosome 7, fAciRut3.2 maternal haplotype, whole genome shotgun sequence window:
- the LOC117416099 gene encoding wee1-like protein kinase 2 isoform X2 — translation MSSIRFGGSIIQQLSFSSGGEEDSCDSSLDDWSSRENSPKAGWRMTKECQSPRASENKEDLTGELNLGSASPCTPRGSRSPTGDCHGTPLHYATWRKLRLCDSPNTPKSLLSKARVLDSSSKFCHGPRLLRFTAGSDPAPPARVPSVNVNPFTPEPFKKPNERHKRKSMEDDDEEGRDERKRSDEEDVFLPSKRFALHENNMVSRYETEFLELERIGAGEFGAVYKCVKRLDGCLYAIKRSKRPLAGSTDEQLALREVYAHAVLGHHPHVVRYYSAWAEEDHMLIQNEYCNGGSLQDAISRNAVEGHFFQEPELKEILLQVSMGLKYIHCSRLVHLDIKPSNIFVCRRAVPLSHLRGEEDESEEEDGDLGHVASTSSPHVEEGDIRFLASEILQEDFLHLHKADIFALGLTVILAAGAESLPKNGEEWHQLRRGNLPTIPQELSMELHNLLKMLIHSDVSLRPSASGLCRHPVLRRGTGKTAAQLLKELKVEKFRTAMLERELKEARLAASSPPKDPRYIRNANRQHDSAPRQGGRRLIGGKAARSMSFNCAGH, via the exons ATGAGCAGCATCAGATTCGGCGGCAGTATTATCCAGCAGCTGAGCTTCTCCAGCGGTGGTGAGGAGGACAGCTGTGACAGCAGCTTGGATGACTGGAGTTCCAGGGAGAACAGTCCCAAAGCTGGATGGCGGATGACAAAGGAATGCCAGTCTCCCAGGGCCTCTGAGAACAAGGAGGACCTAACTGGGGAGCTCAACCTGGGCTCTGCCTCCCCCTGCACGCCGCGGGGAAGCCGCAGTCCCACCGGCGACTGCCATGGCACCCCCTTGCACTACGCCACCTGGAGGAAGCTACGTCTTTGTGATTCTCCCAACACTCCTAAA AGCTTGTTATCAAAGGCGAGGGTTCTTGACTCCAGCAGTAAATTTTGCCATGGTCCACGGTTACTGAGATTTACTGCCGGGTCAGATCCAGCCCCACCAGCCCGCGTACCTTCTGTGAACGTTAACCCCTTCACTCCCGAGCCCTTTAAGAAACCCAATGAACGGCACAAGAGGAAGAGCATGGAGGATGACGATGAGGAGGGCAG AGATGAACGCAAGAGATCTGACGAGGAAGATGTATTTCTGCCTTCTAAG CGGTTTGCTCTCCATGAGAACAACATGGTGTCTCGATACGAGACGGAGTTCCTGGAGCTGGAGAGGATCGGGGCGGGCGAGTTTGGGGCCGTCTACAAGTGTGTGAAGAGGCTGGATGGCTGTCTTTATGCCATCAAACGATCAAAGAGACCCCTGGCTGGCTCCACAGATGA gcagctGGCACTGAGGGAGGTGTATGCCCATGCTGTCCTGGGGCATCACCCCCATGTTGTACGCTATTACTCCGCCTGGGCAGAAGAGGACCACATGCTCATCCAGAATGAGTACTGCAATG GTGGAAGTCTTCAGGACGCCATTTCTAGGAATGCTGTCGAGGGGCACTTCTTCCAGGAGCCCGAGTTGAAGGAAATTCTCCTGCAAGTGTCCATGGGGCTGAAATACATCCACTGCTCACGCCTGGTGCATCTGGACATCAAACCTA GTAATATTTTTGTGTGCCGACGGGCCGTGCCATTGTCACACCTTCGAGGCGAGGAAGACGAGAGTGAAGAGGAAGATG GTGACCTGGGTCATGTTGCCTCCACCTCCAGTCCCCATGTGGAAGAGGGAGACATACGCTTTCTAGCCAGTGAGATTCTGCAGGAG GATTTCTTGCACCTTCACAAAGCAGATATCTTTGCCCTTGGTCTGACGGTCATACTAGCGGCCGGTGCAGAGTCTCTGCCCAAGAACGGGGAGGAGTGGCACCAGCTGCGTCGAGGCAACCTTCCCACAATCCCCCAGGAACTCTCCATGGAATTGCACAACCTGCTGAAG ATGCTGATCCACTCGGATGTGTCTCTCCGGCCCTCTGCCTCGGGGCTGTGTCGGCACCCGGTCCTGAGGAGAGGGACCGGGAAGACTGCCGCCCAGCTCCTCAAGGAGCTCAAAGTGGAGAAGTTCAGGACAGCCATGCTGGAGAG GGAGCTGAAAGAAGCACGTCTAGCTGCCTCATCCCCTCCTAAAGACCCCCGCTACATTCGGAACGCCAATCGGCAGCATGACTCCGCCCCTCGCCAGGGGGGTAGACGCCTCATTGGTGGAAAGGCTGCACGTTCCATGAGTTTTAACTGTGCTGGACACTGA
- the LOC117416099 gene encoding wee1-like protein kinase 2 isoform X3: protein MSSIRFGGSIIQQLSFSSGGEEDSCDSSLDDWSSRENSPKAGWRMTKECQSPRASENKEDLTGELNLGSASPCTPRGSRSPTGDCHGTPLHYATWRKLRLCDSPNTPKSLLSKARVLDSSSKFCHGPRLLRFTAGSDPAPPARVPSVNVNPFTPEPFKKPNERHKRKSMEDDDEEGRDERKRSDEEDVFLPSKRFALHENNMVSRYETEFLELERIGAGEFGAVYKCVKRLDGCLYAIKRSKRPLAGSTDEQLALREVYAHAVLGHHPHVVRYYSAWAEEDHMLIQNEYCNGGSLQDAISRNAVEGHFFQEPELKEILLQVSMGLKYIHCSRLVHLDIKPSNIFVCRRAVPLSHLRGEEDESEEEDGEDCATDVVYKIGDLGHVASTSSPHVEEGDIRFLASEILQEMLIHSDVSLRPSASGLCRHPVLRRGTGKTAAQLLKELKVEKFRTAMLERELKEARLAASSPPKDPRYIRNANRQHDSAPRQGGRRLIGGKAARSMSFNCAGH from the exons ATGAGCAGCATCAGATTCGGCGGCAGTATTATCCAGCAGCTGAGCTTCTCCAGCGGTGGTGAGGAGGACAGCTGTGACAGCAGCTTGGATGACTGGAGTTCCAGGGAGAACAGTCCCAAAGCTGGATGGCGGATGACAAAGGAATGCCAGTCTCCCAGGGCCTCTGAGAACAAGGAGGACCTAACTGGGGAGCTCAACCTGGGCTCTGCCTCCCCCTGCACGCCGCGGGGAAGCCGCAGTCCCACCGGCGACTGCCATGGCACCCCCTTGCACTACGCCACCTGGAGGAAGCTACGTCTTTGTGATTCTCCCAACACTCCTAAA AGCTTGTTATCAAAGGCGAGGGTTCTTGACTCCAGCAGTAAATTTTGCCATGGTCCACGGTTACTGAGATTTACTGCCGGGTCAGATCCAGCCCCACCAGCCCGCGTACCTTCTGTGAACGTTAACCCCTTCACTCCCGAGCCCTTTAAGAAACCCAATGAACGGCACAAGAGGAAGAGCATGGAGGATGACGATGAGGAGGGCAG AGATGAACGCAAGAGATCTGACGAGGAAGATGTATTTCTGCCTTCTAAG CGGTTTGCTCTCCATGAGAACAACATGGTGTCTCGATACGAGACGGAGTTCCTGGAGCTGGAGAGGATCGGGGCGGGCGAGTTTGGGGCCGTCTACAAGTGTGTGAAGAGGCTGGATGGCTGTCTTTATGCCATCAAACGATCAAAGAGACCCCTGGCTGGCTCCACAGATGA gcagctGGCACTGAGGGAGGTGTATGCCCATGCTGTCCTGGGGCATCACCCCCATGTTGTACGCTATTACTCCGCCTGGGCAGAAGAGGACCACATGCTCATCCAGAATGAGTACTGCAATG GTGGAAGTCTTCAGGACGCCATTTCTAGGAATGCTGTCGAGGGGCACTTCTTCCAGGAGCCCGAGTTGAAGGAAATTCTCCTGCAAGTGTCCATGGGGCTGAAATACATCCACTGCTCACGCCTGGTGCATCTGGACATCAAACCTA GTAATATTTTTGTGTGCCGACGGGCCGTGCCATTGTCACACCTTCGAGGCGAGGAAGACGAGAGTGAAGAGGAAGATGGTGAGGACTGTGCTACAGATGTGGTTTATAAAATTG GTGACCTGGGTCATGTTGCCTCCACCTCCAGTCCCCATGTGGAAGAGGGAGACATACGCTTTCTAGCCAGTGAGATTCTGCAGGAG ATGCTGATCCACTCGGATGTGTCTCTCCGGCCCTCTGCCTCGGGGCTGTGTCGGCACCCGGTCCTGAGGAGAGGGACCGGGAAGACTGCCGCCCAGCTCCTCAAGGAGCTCAAAGTGGAGAAGTTCAGGACAGCCATGCTGGAGAG GGAGCTGAAAGAAGCACGTCTAGCTGCCTCATCCCCTCCTAAAGACCCCCGCTACATTCGGAACGCCAATCGGCAGCATGACTCCGCCCCTCGCCAGGGGGGTAGACGCCTCATTGGTGGAAAGGCTGCACGTTCCATGAGTTTTAACTGTGCTGGACACTGA
- the LOC117416099 gene encoding wee1-like protein kinase 2 isoform X1, with translation MSSIRFGGSIIQQLSFSSGGEEDSCDSSLDDWSSRENSPKAGWRMTKECQSPRASENKEDLTGELNLGSASPCTPRGSRSPTGDCHGTPLHYATWRKLRLCDSPNTPKSLLSKARVLDSSSKFCHGPRLLRFTAGSDPAPPARVPSVNVNPFTPEPFKKPNERHKRKSMEDDDEEGRDERKRSDEEDVFLPSKRFALHENNMVSRYETEFLELERIGAGEFGAVYKCVKRLDGCLYAIKRSKRPLAGSTDEQLALREVYAHAVLGHHPHVVRYYSAWAEEDHMLIQNEYCNGGSLQDAISRNAVEGHFFQEPELKEILLQVSMGLKYIHCSRLVHLDIKPSNIFVCRRAVPLSHLRGEEDESEEEDGEDCATDVVYKIGDLGHVASTSSPHVEEGDIRFLASEILQEDFLHLHKADIFALGLTVILAAGAESLPKNGEEWHQLRRGNLPTIPQELSMELHNLLKMLIHSDVSLRPSASGLCRHPVLRRGTGKTAAQLLKELKVEKFRTAMLERELKEARLAASSPPKDPRYIRNANRQHDSAPRQGGRRLIGGKAARSMSFNCAGH, from the exons ATGAGCAGCATCAGATTCGGCGGCAGTATTATCCAGCAGCTGAGCTTCTCCAGCGGTGGTGAGGAGGACAGCTGTGACAGCAGCTTGGATGACTGGAGTTCCAGGGAGAACAGTCCCAAAGCTGGATGGCGGATGACAAAGGAATGCCAGTCTCCCAGGGCCTCTGAGAACAAGGAGGACCTAACTGGGGAGCTCAACCTGGGCTCTGCCTCCCCCTGCACGCCGCGGGGAAGCCGCAGTCCCACCGGCGACTGCCATGGCACCCCCTTGCACTACGCCACCTGGAGGAAGCTACGTCTTTGTGATTCTCCCAACACTCCTAAA AGCTTGTTATCAAAGGCGAGGGTTCTTGACTCCAGCAGTAAATTTTGCCATGGTCCACGGTTACTGAGATTTACTGCCGGGTCAGATCCAGCCCCACCAGCCCGCGTACCTTCTGTGAACGTTAACCCCTTCACTCCCGAGCCCTTTAAGAAACCCAATGAACGGCACAAGAGGAAGAGCATGGAGGATGACGATGAGGAGGGCAG AGATGAACGCAAGAGATCTGACGAGGAAGATGTATTTCTGCCTTCTAAG CGGTTTGCTCTCCATGAGAACAACATGGTGTCTCGATACGAGACGGAGTTCCTGGAGCTGGAGAGGATCGGGGCGGGCGAGTTTGGGGCCGTCTACAAGTGTGTGAAGAGGCTGGATGGCTGTCTTTATGCCATCAAACGATCAAAGAGACCCCTGGCTGGCTCCACAGATGA gcagctGGCACTGAGGGAGGTGTATGCCCATGCTGTCCTGGGGCATCACCCCCATGTTGTACGCTATTACTCCGCCTGGGCAGAAGAGGACCACATGCTCATCCAGAATGAGTACTGCAATG GTGGAAGTCTTCAGGACGCCATTTCTAGGAATGCTGTCGAGGGGCACTTCTTCCAGGAGCCCGAGTTGAAGGAAATTCTCCTGCAAGTGTCCATGGGGCTGAAATACATCCACTGCTCACGCCTGGTGCATCTGGACATCAAACCTA GTAATATTTTTGTGTGCCGACGGGCCGTGCCATTGTCACACCTTCGAGGCGAGGAAGACGAGAGTGAAGAGGAAGATGGTGAGGACTGTGCTACAGATGTGGTTTATAAAATTG GTGACCTGGGTCATGTTGCCTCCACCTCCAGTCCCCATGTGGAAGAGGGAGACATACGCTTTCTAGCCAGTGAGATTCTGCAGGAG GATTTCTTGCACCTTCACAAAGCAGATATCTTTGCCCTTGGTCTGACGGTCATACTAGCGGCCGGTGCAGAGTCTCTGCCCAAGAACGGGGAGGAGTGGCACCAGCTGCGTCGAGGCAACCTTCCCACAATCCCCCAGGAACTCTCCATGGAATTGCACAACCTGCTGAAG ATGCTGATCCACTCGGATGTGTCTCTCCGGCCCTCTGCCTCGGGGCTGTGTCGGCACCCGGTCCTGAGGAGAGGGACCGGGAAGACTGCCGCCCAGCTCCTCAAGGAGCTCAAAGTGGAGAAGTTCAGGACAGCCATGCTGGAGAG GGAGCTGAAAGAAGCACGTCTAGCTGCCTCATCCCCTCCTAAAGACCCCCGCTACATTCGGAACGCCAATCGGCAGCATGACTCCGCCCCTCGCCAGGGGGGTAGACGCCTCATTGGTGGAAAGGCTGCACGTTCCATGAGTTTTAACTGTGCTGGACACTGA